The Streptomyces avermitilis MA-4680 = NBRC 14893 genome contains a region encoding:
- a CDS encoding SDR family NAD(P)-dependent oxidoreductase, which yields MTRNVVISGGGTGIGLAAARAFAGDGDQVLLLGRRADVLEKAEVPGALTYAADLSDPHGVRGVAEFVAAEFGTVDVLVHSAGGAGNLEPRTETDDPLEAVAHNWTVNFRLNVLTAALLTEALRERLASPGGRLLFLSSIAAYRGSGSGAYAAAKAALHPYAFDLARELGPRGVTVNVVAPGYVEDTGFFGGEIEQARRERLVAETSTGRAGTPGDIAATLHWLASPGAAHITAQVIQVNGGAERGH from the coding sequence ATGACTCGCAACGTGGTGATCAGCGGTGGTGGTACGGGGATCGGGCTCGCGGCGGCCCGGGCTTTTGCCGGGGACGGGGACCAGGTGCTGCTGCTCGGGCGGCGGGCGGACGTGTTGGAGAAGGCGGAGGTGCCGGGCGCGCTCACCTACGCGGCCGACCTGAGTGATCCGCACGGCGTGCGCGGGGTCGCGGAGTTCGTCGCGGCCGAGTTCGGCACCGTCGATGTGCTCGTCCACAGTGCCGGAGGGGCCGGGAATCTGGAGCCCAGGACGGAGACCGACGACCCGCTCGAAGCCGTCGCCCACAACTGGACCGTGAACTTCCGGCTCAACGTGCTGACCGCCGCGCTGCTCACGGAGGCGTTGCGGGAGCGGCTCGCCTCGCCGGGCGGGCGGCTGCTGTTCCTCAGCTCCATCGCCGCCTACCGGGGGTCCGGGAGCGGGGCGTACGCGGCGGCCAAGGCCGCGCTGCATCCGTACGCCTTCGATCTGGCGCGGGAGTTGGGGCCGCGGGGCGTCACCGTGAACGTGGTGGCGCCCGGGTATGTCGAGGACACCGGGTTCTTCGGCGGGGAGATCGAGCAGGCGCGGCGTGAGCGGCTCGTCGCCGAGACCTCGACCGGCCGCGCGGGTACGCCCGGCGACATCGCCGCGACACTGCACTGGCTGGCGTCACCGGGCGCCGCGCACATCACCGCACAGGTGATCCAGGTCAACGGAGGAGCGGAACGCGGGCATTGA
- a CDS encoding mechanosensitive ion channel family protein: protein MENVLRPLIVVGGSLVLTLVVGWAVDQLLRRADGRHHETPLWGLLRRGGVPFQLVLCSALFRGSYDQAKLLEDHRIGIGRALTLVLIGSTAWLVVRIAAAIVETSYWRYAAAHRDPARVRRVRTQVSLIQRVVSAIVGVVAVAAMLLTFPAMRAAGASLLASAGILGIVAGVAAQSTLANLFAGLQIAFGDMVRLGDTVVVDGEWGTVDEITLTFLTVRTWDERRITMPVSYFTAQPFENWSRGSAQMTGTVFFHVDHSTPVEEMRKKLQDIVRECPAWDGRDYGLAVTDTTPTTIQVRALVTAKDADDIWTVRVTVREQMVRWLTEQHPYALPRVNTADAVVPPGRTASRDGVAHRAFEPPRTGRG from the coding sequence ATGGAGAACGTACTGCGACCGCTGATCGTCGTCGGCGGCTCGCTCGTACTCACGCTGGTCGTCGGCTGGGCCGTCGACCAGCTGTTGCGACGGGCCGACGGCCGACACCATGAGACTCCCCTGTGGGGCCTGCTGCGCCGCGGCGGCGTGCCGTTCCAGCTCGTGCTGTGCTCGGCCCTGTTCAGAGGGTCGTACGACCAGGCGAAGCTGCTGGAGGACCACCGGATCGGCATAGGCCGGGCTCTGACGCTCGTCCTCATCGGCTCGACGGCCTGGCTGGTGGTCCGCATCGCTGCGGCGATCGTCGAGACCTCGTACTGGCGCTACGCGGCCGCCCACCGCGATCCCGCCCGGGTCCGCCGCGTGCGCACCCAGGTGTCGCTGATCCAGCGGGTGGTCTCCGCCATCGTGGGCGTGGTGGCCGTCGCCGCGATGCTGCTCACCTTCCCGGCGATGCGGGCGGCCGGCGCCTCGCTGCTGGCCTCGGCCGGCATCCTGGGCATCGTCGCCGGTGTCGCCGCCCAGTCCACGCTCGCCAATCTCTTCGCCGGACTGCAGATCGCGTTCGGCGACATGGTGCGGCTCGGTGACACGGTCGTGGTGGACGGCGAGTGGGGCACGGTCGACGAGATCACGCTGACATTCCTGACCGTACGGACGTGGGACGAGCGCCGGATCACGATGCCGGTCTCGTACTTCACCGCCCAGCCCTTCGAGAACTGGTCGCGGGGCAGCGCCCAGATGACCGGCACCGTCTTCTTCCACGTCGACCACTCCACGCCCGTCGAGGAGATGCGCAAGAAGCTCCAGGACATCGTGCGCGAGTGCCCGGCCTGGGACGGCCGCGACTACGGCCTGGCGGTCACGGACACGACACCCACCACCATTCAGGTGCGCGCCCTGGTGACCGCGAAGGACGCGGACGACATCTGGACGGTGCGCGTCACGGTCCGTGAACAGATGGTCCGTTGGCTGACGGAGCAGCACCCCTACGCGCTGCCGCGCGTCAACACGGCGGACGCGGTCGTGCCGCCGGGCAGGACCGCGTCCCGGGACGGCGTGGCCCACCGGGCCTTCGAGCCGCCGAGAACGGGCCGGGGCTGA
- a CDS encoding dienelactone hydrolase family protein translates to MNIMLFHSTYGLRPAVRAAADRLRAAGHEVWTPDLLEGRTFETVEEGMAFCDGIGKDELLKRAVLAAAPYSERGLVYAGFSLGASIAQTLALGDEKARGLLLLHGTSDIAESASVDELPVQLHVAEPDAFETDDWLGAWYLQLRRAGADVEVYRYAGAGHLYTDPDLPDYDAEAAEATWKVALGFLDSL, encoded by the coding sequence ATGAACATCATGCTCTTTCACTCGACCTACGGGTTGCGGCCCGCGGTGCGCGCCGCGGCGGACCGGTTGCGCGCCGCGGGACACGAGGTGTGGACGCCCGACCTCCTCGAGGGGCGCACCTTCGAGACCGTGGAGGAGGGCATGGCTTTCTGCGACGGGATCGGCAAGGACGAGCTGCTCAAGCGCGCGGTCCTGGCCGCCGCGCCCTACTCGGAGCGTGGCCTGGTGTACGCGGGCTTCTCGCTGGGCGCCTCCATCGCCCAGACCCTGGCGCTCGGCGACGAGAAGGCCCGCGGGCTGCTGCTCCTGCACGGCACGTCGGACATCGCCGAGAGCGCGTCGGTGGACGAGCTGCCGGTCCAGCTGCATGTCGCCGAGCCCGACGCGTTCGAGACGGACGACTGGCTGGGCGCCTGGTACCTGCAGCTGCGGAGAGCCGGGGCCGACGTGGAGGTCTATCGGTACGCGGGTGCCGGGCACCTCTACACCGACCCCGACCTGCCCGACTACGACGCGGAGGCGGCCGAGGCCACCTGGAAGGTGGCGCTCGGCTTCCTCGACAGCCTCTAG
- a CDS encoding alkaline phosphatase D family protein has protein sequence MTSRHRSSDTAHTFSPRRRTVVKAAAATAVLAGPLAAALPARAATETPAFLHGVASGDPLPDGILLWTRVTPTAEAIPGSGLGPDTEVSWTVAKDKTFTAIVAKGSTTATAASDHTVKADIRGLQPATDYFFRFSAGGTDSPVARTRTAPAADAGVAGLRFGVVSCANWEAGYFSPYRHLAARGDLDAWLHLGDYIYEYKSGEYAARGKVVRPHAPANEILTLADYRTRHGRYKTDPDLQALHHKAPVVAIWDDHEFADNAWSGGAGNHTEGAEGTWTARQAAAKQAYFEWMPVRPAIEGTTYRRLRFGKLADLSLLDLRSFRSQQASTGSGTVDDPERTLTGRVQLDWLKAGLKASDTTWRLVGNSVMISPFAIGELSADLFKPLAKLLGLPQEGIALNTDQWDGYTDDRRELLAHLRNNAIRNTVFLTGDIHMAWANDVPFDAGTYPLSASAGTEFVVTSVTSDNLDDIVKVPEGTVSAVAAPLIRAANRHVHWVDTDRHGYGVLDITADRAQMDYYVLSDRTDPNATSSWARSYRTRSGTQKVERTYDPV, from the coding sequence GTGACCAGTCGACACAGATCATCCGACACCGCCCATACGTTCTCGCCGCGCCGCCGTACGGTCGTCAAGGCCGCGGCCGCCACCGCCGTCCTGGCCGGGCCGCTCGCCGCCGCACTGCCCGCCCGCGCGGCCACCGAGACCCCCGCCTTCCTGCACGGCGTGGCCTCCGGCGACCCGCTCCCCGACGGCATCCTGCTGTGGACCCGGGTGACGCCCACCGCCGAGGCGATACCCGGCTCCGGGCTCGGCCCCGACACCGAGGTGAGCTGGACGGTGGCCAAGGACAAGACGTTCACCGCGATCGTCGCCAAGGGCTCCACCACCGCGACCGCCGCCTCCGACCACACCGTCAAGGCGGACATCCGCGGCCTCCAGCCGGCCACGGACTACTTCTTCCGCTTCTCGGCCGGCGGCACCGACTCGCCCGTCGCCCGCACCCGCACCGCCCCGGCCGCCGACGCGGGCGTGGCCGGTCTGCGCTTCGGCGTGGTCTCGTGCGCCAACTGGGAGGCCGGCTACTTCTCCCCGTACCGCCACCTGGCCGCGCGCGGCGACCTGGACGCCTGGCTGCATCTGGGCGACTACATCTACGAGTACAAGTCCGGCGAGTACGCGGCCCGCGGCAAGGTCGTACGCCCGCACGCCCCCGCCAACGAGATCCTCACCCTCGCCGACTACCGCACCCGGCACGGCCGTTACAAGACGGACCCGGACCTCCAGGCCCTGCATCACAAGGCGCCGGTCGTCGCGATCTGGGACGACCACGAGTTCGCCGACAACGCGTGGTCGGGCGGCGCGGGGAACCACACCGAGGGCGCCGAGGGCACCTGGACGGCACGTCAGGCCGCCGCGAAACAGGCCTACTTCGAGTGGATGCCGGTCCGCCCGGCGATCGAGGGGACCACCTACCGGCGGCTGCGCTTCGGCAAGCTCGCCGACCTCTCGCTGCTCGACCTGCGGTCCTTCCGCTCGCAGCAGGCGTCCACGGGCAGCGGCACGGTCGACGACCCGGAGCGTACGCTCACGGGCCGGGTCCAGCTCGACTGGCTGAAGGCGGGGCTCAAGGCGTCCGACACCACCTGGCGGCTGGTCGGCAACTCGGTGATGATCTCGCCGTTCGCCATCGGTGAGCTCTCCGCCGACCTCTTCAAGCCGCTCGCCAAGCTGCTCGGGCTGCCGCAGGAGGGCATCGCCCTCAACACCGACCAGTGGGACGGCTACACGGACGACCGCCGTGAACTCCTCGCCCACCTGCGGAACAACGCGATCCGCAACACGGTCTTCCTGACCGGCGACATCCACATGGCGTGGGCCAACGACGTGCCGTTCGACGCCGGTACGTACCCGCTGTCCGCGTCGGCCGGCACCGAGTTCGTGGTCACGTCGGTCACCTCCGACAACCTCGACGACATCGTCAAGGTCCCCGAGGGCACCGTCTCGGCCGTGGCCGCGCCGCTCATCCGCGCCGCCAACCGGCACGTCCACTGGGTCGACACCGACCGGCACGGCTACGGCGTCCTGGACATCACCGCCGACCGCGCGCAGATGGACTACTACGTGCTCTCCGACCGCACGGACCCGAACGCGACCTCGTCCTGGGCCCGCTCGTACCGCACGCGCAGCGGCACGCAGAAGGTGGAGCGGACGTACGATCCGGTGTGA
- a CDS encoding thioredoxin domain-containing protein produces the protein MSKRNSQAAKTAARERLRVERERQAKRDKVKRQAKRDKVKRQGMVAGSLVAVLAVAGGIGYFVVQNNKPGYWEAAKNDKLVKPANTTGTNGTTVVFGKADAKKTLELYEDSRCPVCAQFEQTVGSTVDKAIADGTYKVQYIGATFIDNSDQGEGSKNALSALGAALNVSPEAFLEYKTALYSTKWHPDETDDKFKSDDYLIKVANTVDALKNNKAFQKAVTGGTYDKWALVMSQKFDKSGVTGTPTLKMDGKKLTGSDGQNAPMSVAEYTTAIDKALKA, from the coding sequence ATGAGCAAGCGGAACAGCCAGGCGGCGAAGACGGCGGCCCGTGAGCGGCTGCGCGTCGAGCGCGAGCGCCAGGCCAAGCGCGACAAAGTCAAGCGCCAGGCCAAGCGCGACAAAGTCAAGCGGCAGGGCATGGTCGCCGGCTCCCTCGTCGCCGTCCTGGCCGTCGCCGGCGGCATCGGCTACTTCGTCGTCCAGAACAACAAGCCCGGTTACTGGGAGGCCGCCAAGAACGACAAGCTCGTCAAGCCGGCCAACACCACGGGCACGAACGGCACCACGGTCGTCTTCGGCAAGGCCGACGCCAAGAAGACGCTGGAGCTGTACGAGGACTCGCGCTGCCCGGTCTGCGCCCAGTTCGAGCAGACCGTCGGCTCGACCGTGGACAAGGCCATCGCGGACGGCACGTACAAGGTCCAGTACATCGGTGCCACGTTCATCGACAACAGCGACCAGGGCGAGGGCTCCAAGAACGCGCTCAGCGCTCTGGGCGCCGCGCTGAACGTGAGCCCCGAGGCGTTCCTCGAGTACAAGACCGCCCTGTACTCGACGAAGTGGCACCCGGACGAGACCGACGACAAGTTCAAGAGCGACGACTACCTGATCAAGGTCGCGAACACGGTGGACGCCCTGAAGAACAACAAGGCGTTCCAGAAGGCCGTGACGGGCGGCACCTACGACAAGTGGGCGCTGGTCATGTCGCAGAAGTTCGACAAGAGCGGCGTGACCGGCACACCGACCCTGAAGATGGACGGCAAGAAGCTCACCGGCTCCGACGGCCAGAACGCGCCGATGTCGGTGGCCGAGTACACGACGGCGATCGACAAGGCGCTCAAGGCCTGA